The following DNA comes from Anopheles arabiensis isolate DONGOLA chromosome 3, AaraD3, whole genome shotgun sequence.
AGCTTGTGCACATTCGATCCGATGTTGTCGTTCTCTTGCACCAGCGAGCTACTGCCGTAGACAATGTTGAACACTCCAAAGCCGTACACCATGGCCTGGCAGAGGAAAAACATCGCAAACTGTCCCTTGGAGAATGGTGAGTCAAGGGAGGTGGATCCGAGCAGTGCGTCCAGCACGTAGTAAGAGTTGAACACGATAATAAGAAACACAATCGTCACAATGGTCAGCATTTGGATCGTGAAGTAGTCCTCGGCGTAGCTGCACGCTTCGCACAATGCATCCTGGATTTCGGCTACCGTTGACACCACATCCGGCATCGATTTGTCGTTGTTGGAGTAAACCGATGCGATGCCCAGGGGCCGTTGGATTTTGATCGCGTGCCAGTAGCTGGGTCGCCGTTGGGGCGAGATTCTTTTCTCCAATGCCGCTTGCTTGAGATGCTTCAGTACCTTGTTCAGCAGGTGAAAACGGTGCTTGGTTTGGTTGACGAAGcacagaaacaaaacgatcACCATCGACATCATGAAGTAGGGCAGCAGGAACGCCATCCAGGTGGTCACGCTCGGGTAGGTATCGGAGGAAATAAACACAGCCAGGCACACGACTAGATAGAGCGTGCTGATAATCGCCTTAGTTAGCATCACCAACAGGTTGTAGTGCAGCGTACTCTTGTAGTTCGTTTCCATGCCTATCTCCTTGAAGCGTCGATCGATGCTGGCCAGTGCGTGGAAGCACTTGATCAGCTTGTTCCGCTGGAAGATGCTGCAGAAGAACGTCATGAAGAGCGCCGTAATACCGATGGTGAACTGTAGCACATCGCCCAACGTGCTGATGTCGGTGCGGAAGAAGAACCGCGTTATCGTGTCTCCTTGCAGCAGTGCGTTCACGTAGCAGCTACAGAACAGGATCACGTGCACGCTCGAGTTGATGTAGCCGAAGGGAGTGCAGCGCAGCATCATCAACTCGGTCGGTCCCTTCACGACAGTGAACGGCGTCATGCCGACCAGAAATGAAACACGCAGCACGGGCCGTTGGGCGGCATAAAAGTCCTTTGGGTTGAGAAAAGTTCGCAAACACTTCCGCATTCCGGCAGGAGGTCAAGGTGTAGCTCGGCTGGGATCGGATGCTAAACTAAACTGCTGATTGCATCGCACGAGACTCTAGTTTGAGCTCGTTTAGTTTAATGACCCGCTTCGATAGCTTCCCCAGCATGTATGAACGTTTCCCAGCGTGTCGTGAAAACTGTCGTGATGAGCAAAGTGTCCAAAGTGACGAACAGCCTCAACAAGAATATCATTTGCATCGTTAAATATCGCTTCGCCgtatatttgtgtgtatgtgtgtttgctccaAAGCAAATAGAACACTGATACCACAGACAACAACTCAACCCATGTGGCCAATTTAGTCACCGAGTAACATGGGATTACtttctgtttcatttttccaaCGGTACATAGACACATTTCATATTTCCGTCACGTTTTTGCCTCAACCGACATGGGTGAGGCTATCCCTAATGCGTATTCCACCGGGTGTAACGTCATCCGTTAGTCATTTGTGGAAACGCTTGTAATAAACTGCGGCGGTCGATCCTATCGCTTCGAAAGGACATTCGCTGACAGGAACATAACGGCATAGGTGTGTCGCCGTGGTTGATGCACATAAAgttgtgtttgaattttgcTTTATTGCCTGAACGGGAcaagcaaacaacacaacatgACGGTCGGATAAACATCGACATCTATG
Coding sequences within:
- the LOC120901966 gene encoding putative gustatory receptor 28b → MRKCLRTFLNPKDFYAAQRPVLRVSFLVGMTPFTVVKGPTELMMLRCTPFGYINSSVHVILFCSCYVNALLQGDTITRFFFRTDISTLGDVLQFTIGITALFMTFFCSIFQRNKLIKCFHALASIDRRFKEIGMETNYKSTLHYNLLVMLTKAIISTLYLVVCLAVFISSDTYPSVTTWMAFLLPYFMMSMVIVLFLCFVNQTKHRFHLLNKVLKHLKQAALEKRISPQRRPSYWHAIKIQRPLGIASVYSNNDKSMPDVVSTVAEIQDALCEACSYAEDYFTIQMLTIVTIVFLIIVFNSYYVLDALLGSTSLDSPFSKGQFAMFFLCQAMVYGFGVFNIVYGSSSLVQENDNIGSNVHKLLNAAAGADSELAGKLMHLSLQMLHRKVRFSACGLFSLDFSLIFTLVGAATTYLVILIQYELSMDESKHETIARAFLGNETW